Proteins from a single region of Streptococcus oralis:
- the sipA gene encoding PI-2 pilus system signal peptidase SipA, producing the protein MLLKKKYKETVTQVNRDKSPPSVWGDILYLVSKLLMVGVVLATLYFFVFGLLRYNDDGMKPALKDGDLVVYYRLDKRYSIGDLLVYSYKGKERVARVIATEGSTIDINENGLIINGSPQQEQDIYKETLLYMEGATFPMKVPAGQLFVLGDNRTTAVDSRAFGTIPIQDTHGKVVTVLRRRGF; encoded by the coding sequence ATGCTACTTAAAAAGAAATACAAGGAAACAGTAACACAAGTCAATCGGGATAAGTCTCCGCCGAGTGTATGGGGAGATATCCTCTACTTAGTCAGTAAGCTTCTGATGGTTGGGGTTGTACTGGCCACACTTTACTTTTTTGTCTTTGGACTATTGAGATACAATGACGATGGCATGAAGCCAGCCTTAAAAGATGGCGACTTGGTTGTCTACTATAGGTTGGATAAACGTTATTCGATTGGTGATCTGCTCGTCTATAGTTATAAGGGTAAGGAAAGAGTGGCGCGTGTCATTGCAACCGAAGGAAGTACGATCGATATAAACGAAAATGGTCTCATCATCAACGGTTCTCCTCAACAAGAGCAGGATATCTACAAAGAAACGCTGCTCTATATGGAAGGGGCTACCTTCCCGATGAAAGTCCCAGCAGGACAACTATTTGTCCTCGGAGACAATCGAACAACGGCTGTAGATAGCCGTGCTTTTGGAACCATTCCTATACAGGATACCCATGGCAAGGTGGTAACAGTCCTAAGGCGACGGGGCTTTTGA
- a CDS encoding Spy0128 family protein, whose amino-acid sequence MTIYEKRNLKIKGIIMKKTFLKKLVTASIAAVTALSVLRGVPTFADENSDATAMSNGETSAQVSINKVLNIAEGITTPLARFTFTFTPKSGNLNNGVPYETVTVSNGQIADKTVSYSGTDTLVSGETSIKKNTGNIFANVTYTHAGEYVYTVAEKQNDGWTAMQKGDVAIDSMTYDNSSYEMHVIVKNKSTTGVYISSVYFKQDTTGSTAKVKPSEKGTMFKYDLFTNIYRKNAGKITDPNDPHPNDPHLGKYDPNAKSLVIKKVVSGATADKTKDFTFKLTFTKASTEDKTSIVGKIGNDSKTFEYGKETIIKLHHDQSLVFDTIPAGTRYKLVETGSQGYTASAVYWENGLSKNQPGTVSVDFTQNSILVGEKTNDNTITNSLPDVTPTGLLIDNLPFILMIGLGLAGFVVLSKKRRQA is encoded by the coding sequence ATGACAATTTATGAAAAAAGAAATTTAAAAATAAAAGGAATAATCATGAAAAAAACATTTTTGAAAAAATTAGTTACTGCAAGTATTGCAGCTGTAACCGCCTTGTCGGTCTTGAGAGGAGTACCAACATTTGCGGATGAAAACTCTGATGCAACCGCAATGTCCAATGGTGAAACAAGTGCACAAGTATCCATTAACAAGGTATTGAATATTGCAGAAGGAATCACTACACCACTAGCTCGCTTCACCTTTACTTTCACACCTAAAAGCGGTAACTTGAATAACGGAGTACCATATGAAACAGTCACTGTCTCAAACGGTCAAATAGCAGATAAAACAGTATCCTATTCAGGAACAGATACTTTGGTATCTGGTGAAACAAGTATTAAGAAAAACACTGGAAATATTTTTGCAAATGTAACCTACACTCACGCTGGAGAATATGTTTACACTGTAGCTGAAAAACAAAATGATGGTTGGACAGCAATGCAAAAAGGTGATGTTGCAATTGACTCAATGACATATGATAACAGTAGCTATGAAATGCACGTTATTGTAAAAAATAAATCAACGACTGGTGTGTATATATCTTCTGTATATTTTAAACAAGATACAACAGGATCTACTGCTAAAGTGAAGCCATCTGAAAAAGGGACTATGTTTAAATATGATTTGTTTACAAATATCTATCGTAAAAATGCTGGTAAGATAACAGATCCTAACGATCCACACCCTAATGATCCTCACCTTGGGAAATACGATCCTAATGCTAAATCATTAGTAATTAAAAAAGTTGTGTCTGGAGCGACTGCAGATAAAACGAAAGACTTCACTTTCAAGCTTACTTTCACAAAAGCATCTACAGAAGATAAAACTTCCATTGTAGGAAAGATTGGTAATGATTCTAAAACTTTCGAATATGGAAAAGAAACAATAATTAAACTACACCACGATCAATCCTTAGTGTTTGATACAATCCCAGCAGGTACTCGTTATAAATTGGTTGAAACCGGATCTCAAGGTTACACAGCTTCAGCTGTATATTGGGAAAATGGATTATCTAAAAATCAACCGGGTACAGTTTCAGTTGATTTCACTCAAAACAGCATTCTTGTTGGTGAAAAAACAAACGATAACACTATCACAAATAGCTTACCAGACGTTACCCCTACTGGTCTCTTGATTGACAACCTTCCTTTCATTTTGATGATTGGTCTTGGTTTGGCTGGATTTGTTGTTTTGTCTAAAAAACGCAGACAAGCTTAA
- the pepT gene encoding peptidase T — MTYPNLLDRFLTYVKVNTRSDEHSTTTPSTQSQVDFATNVLIPEMKRVGLQNVYYLPNGFAIGTLPANAPNLTRKIGFISHMDTADFNAEGVSPQVIENYDGGVIDLGDSGFKLDPADFKSLEKYPGQTLITTDGTTLLGADDKSGIAEIMTAIEYLTAHPEIKHCEIRVGFGPDEEIGIGANKFDAEDFDVDFAYTVDGGPLGELQYETFSAAAAELHFQGRNVHPGTAKGQMVNALQLAIDFHNQLPENDRPELTDGYQGFYHLMDVSGSVEEARASYIIRDFEKDAFEARKAAMQAIADKMNQEIGNDRVTLTLTDQYYNMKEVIEKDMTPITIAKAVMEDLGITPIIEPIRGGTDGSKISFMGIPTPNIFAGGENMHGRFEYVSLQTMERAVDTIIGIVSYKD; from the coding sequence ATGACTTATCCGAACCTTTTAGATCGTTTTTTGACCTACGTTAAGGTTAATACGCGTTCTGATGAACACTCTACTACTACTCCAAGTACGCAAAGTCAGGTAGATTTTGCGACCAATGTTCTTATTCCCGAAATGAAACGTGTCGGTCTGCAAAATGTTTACTACCTTCCAAATGGTTTTGCTATTGGGACCTTACCAGCAAACGCTCCAAACTTGACACGCAAAATTGGCTTCATCTCCCACATGGACACAGCTGACTTTAATGCTGAGGGAGTTAGTCCGCAAGTCATCGAAAATTACGATGGTGGAGTTATCGACTTGGGTGATTCTGGATTTAAACTCGATCCTGCTGATTTCAAGAGTCTGGAGAAATATCCAGGCCAAACACTCATCACAACCGATGGCACGACCTTGCTAGGTGCTGATGACAAGTCTGGGATTGCTGAAATTATGACTGCTATCGAATACCTGACTGCTCATCCCGAAATCAAACACTGTGAGATTCGAGTTGGTTTTGGTCCAGATGAAGAAATCGGTATTGGTGCCAATAAATTTGATGCAGAAGATTTTGACGTTGACTTTGCCTATACTGTTGATGGTGGCCCACTAGGTGAACTTCAGTACGAGACTTTTTCAGCCGCTGCTGCTGAGCTTCATTTCCAAGGGCGCAATGTCCACCCTGGTACTGCAAAAGGTCAGATGGTTAATGCTCTACAGTTAGCAATTGATTTTCATAATCAACTGCCAGAGAACGACCGACCAGAGCTTACAGACGGTTACCAAGGTTTCTATCATCTTATGGATGTGTCAGGTAGTGTCGAGGAGGCGCGTGCAAGCTACATCATCCGTGACTTTGAAAAGGATGCCTTTGAAGCGCGTAAAGCAGCTATGCAAGCCATCGCAGACAAGATGAATCAAGAGATTGGGAATGATCGCGTGACCTTAACTCTGACAGACCAGTACTACAATATGAAGGAAGTCATTGAGAAAGACATGACACCTATTACTATTGCTAAGGCTGTTATGGAAGATTTAGGTATCACGCCTATTATCGAACCAATTCGTGGTGGAACAGATGGCTCTAAGATTTCCTTTATGGGCATTCCAACTCCAAATATCTTTGCTGGTGGTGAAAACATGCATGGACGTTTTGAATACGTCAGCCTTCAGACTATGGAGCGTGCGGTGGATACCATCATTGGCATTGTATCTTATAAAGACTAA
- the srtB gene encoding class B sortase, which yields MKIKREKPKRSLSRRLVLAVDALMNHILLLLAALVFLFGFYALWDANQVYSQASSSEYEAYKPVSTTEKDELASFSGFHKLQQVNPEVLGWINVYGTNIDYPLVQAKDNEKYLNKDSKGEFAATGAIFLEARNESKFEDFNTIIYGHHVENGVMFGDVAKFSDKEFFDQHRYGSIYYNGVEKGLEIFEMLEVDAYDFNIYDPGINGDGRRQEYIDHLLSVAIHKRDITLGPNDHIILLSTCFLDVTNGRHIVVAKITDTVPKNTFHTKKSKPFPYSVFDDSSLGRFLSSIPLWIWCIILFILLLLLIFLLIILYLILRRRREEKEEGADTITD from the coding sequence ATGAAAATCAAGCGTGAGAAACCAAAAAGGAGTTTGTCTAGGCGTCTGGTCCTTGCTGTAGATGCATTGATGAATCATATCCTGCTCCTCTTGGCAGCTTTAGTCTTTCTCTTTGGTTTCTACGCCCTTTGGGATGCCAATCAGGTCTATTCTCAGGCTTCATCAAGTGAGTATGAGGCCTATAAACCAGTGAGTACTACTGAGAAGGATGAGCTTGCTAGTTTTTCTGGCTTTCATAAACTACAGCAAGTCAATCCAGAGGTTCTCGGTTGGATCAATGTCTATGGCACCAATATCGACTATCCCTTAGTTCAAGCCAAAGACAATGAAAAGTACCTGAACAAGGACTCAAAAGGAGAATTTGCAGCTACAGGAGCTATTTTCCTTGAGGCTCGAAATGAATCCAAGTTCGAAGACTTTAATACCATCATCTACGGACACCATGTAGAAAATGGGGTTATGTTTGGAGATGTAGCAAAGTTTTCTGATAAGGAATTTTTTGACCAGCATCGCTACGGTAGTATTTACTATAATGGCGTTGAAAAAGGTCTTGAGATCTTTGAGATGCTCGAGGTGGACGCCTATGACTTTAACATCTACGATCCAGGTATTAATGGAGATGGTCGGCGCCAAGAATATATCGATCACTTACTCTCGGTTGCCATCCACAAACGAGATATTACACTGGGGCCAAATGACCATATCATTCTTCTCAGTACCTGTTTCCTAGACGTAACAAATGGGAGACATATCGTAGTTGCCAAGATTACAGATACAGTTCCAAAGAACACCTTCCATACGAAAAAATCAAAACCATTCCCTTACAGTGTCTTTGATGATTCGTCGCTCGGACGATTTCTCTCATCGATTCCTTTGTGGATATGGTGCATCATCTTGTTTATCTTGCTCTTGCTATTGATCTTCTTGCTCATCATCCTCTACTTGATCTTGCGTCGTAGAAGAGAAGAAAAGGAAGAAGGAGCAGATACCATTACTGACTAA
- a CDS encoding pneumococcal-type histidine triad protein: MKKKYLAAGLALVLSLSLCIYALNQHQVEGNKDNNRVSYVDGKQDSQKTETQTPDQVNKKEDIQAEQIVVKITDQGYVTSHGDHFHYYNGKVPFDAIFSEELLMKDVNYQLKDADIVNEIKGGYIIKVDGKYYVYLKDAAHADNIRTKDEIERQKQGHTHDAPTSNSAVALAQSQGRYTTDDGYIFNPSDIIEDTGDAYIVPHGGHYHYIPKSSLSASELAAAQAYLSGTRKQASVTDYRPSPNTTSQTSNPSQEAERPSNPEESLQSLLQQLYALPRSQRYAESDGLIFDPAKISSRTPSGVAIPHGNHYHFIPYTKLSALEEKIARMIPLSSDSGKPTPLENPSKPAEHPAQPDHPHDQYGNHGSQDINHEDHDHDGEDHDHHHGEEHDYGFAADRVISEDEQGFVVSHGDHAHYFFKKDLTAAQIKAAQDHLKENHQSQHVQPLAKTVESFSRDASDEEKIKYISQTYGVPLEAIRISNGFFVFGNPDQAYDPTHIHPYAVRKEHVRIPLQTGNPELDFLNELYTTALRDGVSPYSLQVENGSFVIPHGDHNHYIKVQTKGYEVALKNKIPALQSAYQPGAFDERTVLSKVDQLLADSRNIYKDQPIMQRRVELALGQFTENMKKLATNSTAGYLAALDLFDKQYIHVDQSVAPVETSPLDKKYQVLVDKINTLDTDTYGLPKKDLLVHLQEAKLAQDETELAAIEAKLQALQDFRDRTGVTTVEYIKYFYEHVSDGRLREELRNRVAQLTWELYQSQSFLKATDLNKLFPTIYQTKLEVEEALKEEPVSTKAGKTILDTEKVDSQTAKTAIYEFLKELYGDFMPEERVSHVKKEEVDALLTKAAQLLARVKEDGVKQSLDEEAANIKAATEKENADLDEAKTQLEDLLNRIAATIQREKKEAEQDPQTVIIYQKLYNVLLSLHKYLEDNKGSEADFERVDALFDQLAAKSSDKEGLLTLAKEIISLNQELRSKAGETDSQSKSEKDSETAASQPTEKQAQSESEPSAQQNE; the protein is encoded by the coding sequence ATGAAGAAGAAATACCTTGCAGCAGGATTGGCTCTTGTCCTTTCCCTAAGCCTTTGCATCTATGCATTGAACCAACACCAGGTAGAAGGAAACAAAGATAATAACCGTGTGTCTTATGTCGACGGGAAGCAAGATTCTCAAAAAACAGAGACCCAGACACCAGATCAAGTTAACAAAAAAGAAGATATTCAGGCTGAACAAATTGTTGTGAAAATTACCGATCAAGGTTATGTGACTTCACACGGTGATCATTTCCATTATTACAATGGTAAAGTTCCTTTTGACGCGATTTTCAGCGAAGAACTGTTGATGAAAGATGTCAATTATCAACTGAAAGACGCTGATATTGTCAATGAAATCAAAGGTGGCTACATTATCAAGGTGGATGGTAAGTATTATGTCTACCTTAAAGATGCGGCTCATGCTGATAACATTCGTACGAAGGACGAAATTGAGCGCCAAAAACAAGGTCATACTCACGATGCACCAACTTCTAACAGTGCAGTGGCGCTTGCGCAATCTCAAGGTCGTTATACTACAGATGATGGCTACATCTTTAATCCGTCTGATATTATAGAGGATACTGGAGATGCCTATATTGTCCCTCATGGTGGACATTACCACTACATTCCAAAGAGCTCCTTGTCTGCTAGCGAATTAGCTGCTGCCCAAGCCTACCTCTCTGGAACTAGAAAACAAGCAAGTGTGACTGACTATCGTCCGAGTCCAAACACAACTAGTCAAACTAGCAATCCGAGTCAAGAAGCTGAAAGACCAAGTAATCCAGAAGAGAGCTTACAGAGTCTGTTGCAGCAACTCTATGCTCTTCCAAGGAGTCAACGTTATGCTGAATCAGATGGCTTGATTTTTGATCCTGCTAAGATTTCAAGTAGAACGCCGAGTGGCGTGGCGATTCCTCACGGAAATCACTATCATTTCATCCCATATACAAAACTTTCTGCCTTGGAAGAAAAGATTGCGCGTATGATTCCTTTATCTAGCGACAGTGGGAAGCCAACACCTTTGGAAAATCCAAGCAAACCAGCAGAACATCCAGCTCAACCAGATCATCCTCATGACCAATATGGTAACCATGGAAGTCAGGATATCAACCATGAAGATCATGACCATGATGGAGAGGATCATGACCATCACCACGGTGAAGAACATGATTATGGTTTTGCAGCTGACCGTGTTATTAGTGAAGATGAGCAAGGGTTTGTAGTTTCTCATGGAGATCACGCTCATTATTTCTTTAAGAAGGACTTGACTGCAGCCCAAATCAAAGCTGCCCAAGATCACTTGAAAGAAAATCATCAGTCGCAGCACGTTCAACCACTTGCAAAGACTGTGGAAAGTTTCTCAAGAGATGCTAGCGATGAAGAAAAAATCAAGTATATCTCACAGACCTACGGAGTACCGCTCGAAGCGATTCGCATTTCAAATGGATTCTTTGTCTTTGGAAATCCGGATCAAGCCTATGATCCAACCCATATCCATCCCTATGCTGTTCGAAAAGAACATGTTCGTATTCCTCTCCAAACTGGAAACCCAGAACTGGATTTCCTAAATGAACTTTATACGACTGCCCTACGTGATGGGGTGTCTCCTTATAGTTTGCAAGTAGAAAATGGTAGTTTTGTGATTCCTCACGGCGACCACAATCACTACATCAAGGTTCAAACCAAGGGCTATGAAGTGGCTTTGAAAAATAAGATTCCGGCCCTGCAATCAGCCTATCAACCTGGGGCTTTTGATGAACGAACTGTTCTATCTAAAGTGGATCAACTGTTAGCAGATAGCAGAAATATTTACAAAGACCAGCCAATCATGCAGAGACGTGTTGAACTTGCTTTGGGGCAGTTCACCGAAAATATGAAAAAACTGGCAACAAACTCAACTGCTGGATACCTAGCAGCCTTGGATCTCTTTGACAAGCAATATATCCATGTGGATCAAAGTGTGGCACCAGTTGAAACTTCACCTTTAGATAAGAAGTATCAAGTTCTAGTAGATAAGATCAATACACTGGATACAGATACTTATGGCTTGCCTAAGAAAGATCTTTTGGTACATTTGCAAGAAGCAAAACTAGCACAAGATGAGACAGAGTTGGCTGCCATTGAAGCAAAACTGCAGGCCTTGCAAGATTTCCGAGATCGAACAGGGGTTACAACAGTAGAGTACATCAAGTATTTCTATGAACATGTGTCTGATGGTCGTTTGAGAGAAGAACTTCGGAACCGTGTTGCCCAGTTGACATGGGAACTTTACCAGTCACAATCTTTCCTCAAAGCAACCGACTTGAACAAGCTATTCCCAACTATTTACCAAACTAAGCTAGAAGTAGAAGAAGCTCTCAAAGAAGAACCCGTTTCTACAAAAGCTGGTAAGACTATTCTAGATACGGAAAAAGTAGATAGTCAAACTGCTAAGACCGCCATCTATGAATTCCTAAAAGAACTCTATGGTGATTTTATGCCAGAAGAGCGGGTTAGCCATGTTAAGAAGGAAGAAGTGGATGCTCTCCTAACTAAAGCTGCTCAACTCCTAGCACGTGTCAAAGAAGATGGTGTCAAACAATCCCTAGATGAAGAAGCAGCTAATATCAAAGCGGCTACTGAAAAGGAAAATGCAGACCTTGACGAAGCTAAAACACAACTTGAGGATCTTTTAAATCGTATTGCAGCGACTATCCAACGAGAGAAAAAAGAAGCAGAACAAGATCCACAAACGGTGATCATCTACCAAAAACTCTATAATGTCTTGCTCTCTCTTCACAAGTACTTAGAGGATAACAAAGGATCCGAAGCTGACTTTGAACGTGTCGATGCCCTTTTTGATCAACTTGCAGCCAAAAGCAGTGATAAAGAAGGTCTCCTCACTCTAGCTAAAGAAATCATTAGCTTGAACCAGGAACTTCGTTCAAAAGCAGGTGAAACTGATAGCCAATCTAAGTCTGAGAAAGACAGTGAAACAGCTGCTTCTCAACCAACAGAAAAGCAAGCGCAAAGTGAGTCTGAGCCAAGTGCTCAACAAAATGAATAA
- the pitA gene encoding PI-2 pilus tip adhesin PitA: MNIRFDFKKVQIIARRLVTLLAILFLCAPISLLNADSTTEPQTTLHKTITPISGQDDKYELSLDITSKLGTETQTDPLDVVLVADLSGSMQNQDVQSFDGRTISRIDALKNTLRGTNGRKGLIDTILSNSNNRLSMVGFGGKIDNKKNDQYWDGNKWRFFRPYWPYERMTKYYDGVSPWDDANTILGWSNNARAAKTAVYNMSIAGGNSIGTESGIGTGTNIGAGLTLANQLMGSARSNAKKVVILLSDGFANMVYDANGYTIYNYNNEDPNIETAPQWFWDRLNNNLNSLSYSLAPTLDGFYSIKFRYSNNVDSITSLQYYMRQHNASIPNEIFSANDEDQLQDSFKDITDKILPLGVHHVTIKDVLSKYVQLLPNGSSEFRVVKEKAGSSETLTENQVTFDSKTTSEGLVEVTAKFSPNYSLEDGARYVLKFTVTSSQDALDAIAGDKKIEAGDAEGSDVNKLYSNKGASVTYSYGIGTSQTKTKEYSDNPTFKPSDPLTVPVEVEWQGVTGKNTVITANQPTDVDLKLVQKNKNGGSDNQDYRKTNVNVSKNVFNETRNFEKVAKGYQYDLIAPDVPAFTKEIKNVGTETKPSFKVIYKQLPSLTIKKVLEAESNLNKEFRIKVKLTSPDSTPLNGTFGEITVVNGEAEIRVEKRKRWKGILSYLPRGTHYKVEEEAASTNGYHVTYENQEGDLNKDETSTVTNHRLPSLSVTKKVTGVFANLLKSFKITINIRDAQNSPLNGTYNATVNNKRTPLQFTNGRASIDLNKDQTIKIDGLPLDSHYTIEEESNSSRGYQVSYENQEGKLDGDKSATVTNNKNNVPETGVDFLSSTLVLGIILPLGGIFFTILLGYLVVHRRK; this comes from the coding sequence ATGAACATTCGCTTCGATTTTAAGAAAGTTCAAATTATTGCGCGCCGTTTAGTTACACTGTTAGCTATTCTCTTTTTGTGTGCTCCGATAAGTCTGTTAAATGCTGATTCTACTACAGAACCTCAGACAACCCTTCATAAAACAATTACTCCGATATCAGGACAGGATGACAAGTATGAGTTGTCATTGGATATCACGTCCAAACTGGGAACGGAGACCCAAACGGATCCCTTGGATGTTGTTTTAGTAGCAGACCTCTCAGGAAGTATGCAGAATCAGGATGTCCAATCTTTTGATGGACGGACGATCAGTCGGATTGACGCATTGAAAAATACTCTAAGAGGAACAAATGGTCGTAAAGGCTTAATTGATACTATTCTATCCAATTCCAATAACCGCTTATCTATGGTAGGATTTGGTGGGAAAATTGACAATAAAAAGAATGATCAGTATTGGGATGGAAATAAATGGAGATTTTTTAGACCATACTGGCCCTATGAACGGATGACAAAATACTATGATGGCGTTTCACCATGGGATGATGCTAACACGATTTTAGGATGGAGTAACAATGCTCGTGCTGCTAAAACAGCGGTATACAACATGAGTATTGCAGGAGGTAATTCCATTGGTACTGAGTCAGGTATTGGTACCGGGACCAATATTGGGGCTGGATTAACCTTGGCCAACCAGTTAATGGGAAGTGCAAGATCTAATGCTAAGAAAGTCGTTATTTTGCTTTCAGATGGCTTTGCGAATATGGTCTACGATGCCAATGGTTACACTATATATAACTACAATAACGAGGATCCTAATATCGAAACAGCTCCCCAGTGGTTTTGGGATAGATTAAATAATAATCTAAATAGTCTATCATATAGCTTGGCTCCAACACTTGATGGTTTCTATTCGATTAAATTTCGTTATTCAAACAATGTCGACAGTATTACCAGTCTGCAATATTATATGAGGCAACATAATGCCTCCATTCCAAATGAAATATTCTCTGCAAATGATGAGGACCAGTTACAAGACAGTTTCAAAGATATCACTGATAAGATTCTGCCACTGGGAGTCCACCACGTGACTATCAAGGATGTTCTTTCTAAGTATGTCCAGCTATTACCAAACGGATCGTCAGAGTTTCGTGTAGTGAAAGAAAAGGCTGGTAGTAGTGAAACATTAACCGAAAATCAAGTAACTTTTGATTCCAAGACAACGTCAGAAGGATTAGTGGAAGTTACGGCTAAATTTTCTCCGAATTATTCCTTAGAAGATGGAGCTAGATATGTCCTTAAATTTACTGTTACATCTAGTCAAGATGCCTTAGATGCTATTGCTGGTGATAAGAAGATAGAGGCTGGTGATGCTGAGGGTTCTGATGTCAATAAACTCTACTCCAATAAAGGTGCCAGTGTCACCTATTCCTATGGAATAGGCACCTCTCAAACCAAGACCAAAGAATACTCTGACAACCCAACCTTTAAGCCTTCAGATCCATTAACGGTACCAGTGGAAGTTGAATGGCAAGGTGTGACGGGTAAGAATACTGTTATAACAGCTAACCAACCAACTGATGTTGATCTGAAACTGGTTCAAAAGAACAAGAACGGTGGTTCTGATAATCAAGACTATCGAAAGACCAATGTGAATGTCAGTAAAAACGTATTTAATGAAACGAGGAACTTTGAAAAAGTTGCCAAAGGATATCAATACGATTTAATTGCACCGGACGTCCCAGCCTTTACCAAAGAAATAAAAAATGTTGGTACAGAAACTAAACCATCCTTTAAGGTAATCTATAAACAATTGCCAAGTCTGACGATTAAGAAAGTGTTGGAAGCTGAAAGTAACTTGAACAAAGAGTTTAGGATTAAGGTAAAACTAACCTCTCCTGATTCTACGCCATTGAATGGAACTTTTGGCGAGATAACTGTTGTGAATGGAGAAGCGGAGATCCGTGTCGAAAAACGAAAGCGTTGGAAAGGTATTCTAAGCTATCTTCCTCGGGGAACCCATTACAAGGTTGAAGAAGAAGCGGCATCAACGAATGGTTACCACGTTACATATGAGAATCAAGAGGGCGATCTGAATAAAGACGAGACCAGCACTGTCACGAATCACAGGCTTCCAAGTTTATCCGTTACAAAAAAGGTTACAGGTGTATTTGCCAATCTATTAAAATCCTTCAAGATTACCATTAACATCAGGGATGCTCAGAACAGTCCATTGAATGGAACCTATAATGCAACGGTGAATAATAAAAGAACCCCTCTGCAATTTACGAATGGTCGAGCGTCTATAGATCTAAACAAAGATCAAACCATAAAAATTGATGGACTTCCACTCGATAGTCACTACACTATTGAAGAGGAATCAAACTCTTCTCGTGGATATCAGGTATCTTATGAAAATCAAGAAGGCAAACTGGATGGGGATAAGTCCGCGACAGTCACGAATAATAAGAATAATGTACCTGAAACCGGAGTTGACTTCCTCAGCAGTACACTCGTGTTAGGAATAATCCTTCCTCTAGGGGGTATCTTCTTTACAATCCTACTCGGCTATCTAGTGGTACATAGGAGAAAATAA
- the srtB gene encoding class B sortase, whose amino-acid sequence MKTSTSRKAIKVILSLFLAFFCLFTADRALASDYDHYNPIEKDASSTGFETLQHLNKDVCGWISLDGTKVDYPLLQSQDNVKYLDRNAFGDYTVSGSIFLDYRFNPNFTDFNTIIYGHSMASGAMFGEIQKFANQDFFENHRYGSIYYNGRERGLEIFGILEVDAYDTEIYRTLSSNDEEHQAYYQYLLSKAKYKRDVSLTSTDKIVLLSTCFLNITNGRHILLAKITDAPVKASQDKSGEAVGTRYFDQGIPTHWIYILAFLLLIIVVLLLVVIILIMRRDRKTKEQKK is encoded by the coding sequence ATGAAAACAAGTACAAGTCGCAAAGCCATAAAGGTCATTCTATCCCTCTTTCTAGCTTTTTTCTGTCTTTTTACAGCTGATAGAGCTCTTGCGAGCGACTATGATCATTACAATCCCATTGAAAAGGATGCCAGCAGTACGGGCTTTGAAACCTTGCAGCACCTCAACAAGGATGTCTGTGGTTGGATTAGCCTCGATGGGACCAAGGTAGACTATCCCCTCTTGCAGAGTCAGGACAATGTCAAATACCTTGACCGCAATGCTTTTGGTGATTATACTGTGTCAGGCTCTATATTCCTAGACTATCGTTTTAACCCAAACTTTACTGACTTTAACACCATCATTTATGGTCACTCCATGGCTTCTGGAGCTATGTTTGGGGAGATTCAAAAATTTGCGAATCAAGATTTTTTTGAAAATCATCGCTATGGCTCTATCTACTACAATGGTCGAGAACGTGGTCTTGAGATTTTTGGGATTTTAGAAGTGGATGCCTATGACACGGAGATTTACCGGACTTTGAGTTCTAACGATGAGGAACACCAGGCCTACTATCAATATCTGCTAAGTAAAGCCAAGTACAAGCGAGATGTTTCCTTGACCTCAACAGACAAGATTGTTTTGTTAAGCACCTGTTTCCTTAACATTACAAACGGACGACATATCCTCTTAGCTAAAATAACGGATGCACCAGTAAAAGCATCCCAGGATAAAAGTGGAGAAGCAGTAGGGACGCGCTATTTTGACCAAGGAATTCCAACGCATTGGATTTATATCCTTGCCTTTCTTCTCCTGATTATCGTCGTCTTACTCCTTGTCGTTATCATCCTAATCATGAGACGAGATAGAAAAACAAAAGAACAAAAAAAATAG